In Camarhynchus parvulus chromosome 21, STF_HiC, whole genome shotgun sequence, a genomic segment contains:
- the SPEN gene encoding msx2-interacting protein isoform X2 — MVRETRHLWVGNLPENVREEKIIEHFKRYGRVESVKILPKRGSEGGVAAFVDFVDIKSAQKAHNSVNKMGDRDLRTDYNEPGTIPSAARGLDDTVSIASRSREVSGFRGGGGGPTYGPPPSLHAREGRYERRLDGASDNRERAYEHSAYGHHERGTGGFDRTRHYDQDYYRDPRERTLQHGLYYTSRSRSPNRFDAHDPRYEPRAREQFTLPSVVHRDIYRDDITREVRGRRPERNYQHSRSRSPHSSQSRTQSPQRLASQAARPARSPSGSGSRSRSSSSDSLSSSSSTSSDSDSSSSSSDESPALSVQSTAVPAPASQLLPSLEKDEPRKSFGIKVQNLPVRSTDTSLKDGLFHEFKKYGKVTSVQIHGASEERYGLVFFRQQEDQEKALNASKGKLFFGMQIEVTAWIGPETESENEFRPLDERIDEFHPKATRTLFIGNLEKTTTYHDLRNIFQRFGGIVDIDIKKVNGVPQYAFLQYCDIASVCKAIKKMDGEYLGNNRLKLGFGKSMPTNCVWLDGLSTNVTDQYLTRHFCRYGPVVKVVFDRLKGMALVLYNEIEYAQAAVKETKGRKIGGNKIKVDFANRESQLAFYHSMEKTGQDIRDFYEMLAERSRDERRGSYEYAPDRTYYETVRTPGTYPEDPRREYPARGREFYAEWDPYQGDYYDPRYYDDPREYRDYRGDPYEQDIREYSYRQRERERERERFESDRDRDHERRPIERSQSPTHSRRPQSPGASPSQSERLQSDSERRIYSRSSDRSGSCSSLSPPRYDKLDKARVERYAKNEKVEKERVFEQERVDKEKRLVRKEKLEKIEKEKTDKQKRKAKIHSPSSQSSETDQENEREPSPEKLKGNSKQSKERGDKEGTAKNRLELMPCVVLTRVKEKEGKVIDQPALEKLRAKLDNDTLKSPLLEQKTQTSQAEQAKSEQSKLEPVRTKVQKEKALASHIEVVDKEGKMKPKKHLKTEQTSEGANAVDLDKLEARKRRFADANPKPDRQKLDVKRSSQDEEDARMVLKKQLDATASSREAPVLREGELERKPLRKEMLKRESKKLKLERLIPVTSPKEIQDTLNVGGIGMRPTVDLQARLMEAPEEPVEVQELPPKKLNPVKPQHKQVQLLDEQGTEREDTRKNYSSLPEETPDHKLGPEKPQSADTEEKISIDIDHTQSYRKQMEQSRRLKQQLEMEIAKSEKFGSPKKEVDEYEKRSLVHEVGKPPQDVTDDSPPSKRKKTDQFDFEISTKRERNYRSSRQVSEDSERMSCSPSIRHFPFHEDDDTLDSPRLMPLKETKESPKIEEKGLSYSNMTVREDSLKFNPYDSSRREQMAEMAKIKLSVLSSEEDSSRWETQVKQEPGRVDISFPSSIVKRDSIRKRSVRDLEPGEVPSDSDDDGENKPHSPKASSLLESSRLSFLLRDREEKFREREERLQSGSLERNKFYSFALDKTITPDTKALLERAKSLSSSREENWSFLDWDSRFASFRNNKDKEKVDSAPRPIPSWYMKKKKIRTDSEGGKLDDKKEDHKEEEQERQELFASRFLHSSIFEQDSKRLQHLERKDDDLDFISGRLYGRQSSSDGTNSTADLVQEPVVLFHSRFVELTRMQQKEKEKDQKPKEVEKQEDKENRPKTPEMVPDSKETEHKPSLSVGPSSVTVLPQEPAPIAPEKIVGEKVPVEPASVKEEKLSEPAAAAEEQKPFPELAAPVKMEPPEQTEPPPVVEASKEIIATTLAPEEDAVATEHPSYLDTKPPTPGASFSDADISVDPEPEAAQLLPPPPKLVQKSDEAAEPKEENPPPSANTDAGVSQKVEAAAEVLPPVSDNDMEVEPPVVVKDKKSYKSKRSKTPVQSAAANVTEKPVTRKSERIDREKLKRSSSPRGETQKLSELKVEAEKVSRNAAKSPSSAAEPENVELSLPIGRTRRRNVRSVYATTGDNEGPSPVKDSMEVTRSTRKRVEKEPQETVTTVPTTPRRGRPPKSRRKPEEEISPIKTEPVQQEVEEAETKDTVEAPKPAEGWRSPRSQKLTHTHSSAAASQQGKKGKNELKADTMAESEDAAERSGQESSISDNSNKAKAAEKEPAASEQKRDRKELDVEKNQLEIPTVEITEKKPVPEKVTKSKRGRYKNTKTVVDKASVCLKNVEIRLNVDEVKGALRPTEEEAEPVAVSPPKMKSPPKEDILPPHFSKNEVEDSFPEMEKEVTREPKQSPEAAQLAKQIELEQAVENIAKLTETPPTIAAYKEPTTDVAEVRQEEEADKPAHQASETELAAAIGSIINDISGETESFPAPPTYPAESEAEIPTEPLVLQSPREEMEPETDQAVNNILETEAAVEPVVQPVPGSVPSALETESKESEVSFSESSNSAQEAETLQEAEVARKEKGRQKTTRQRRKKSTSRKGDIAEVNTFEPERVQSKSPPANEVKTKPEEASKEEKQIKPTASMEPSASDVTKAVAADIVAAHEAVPESSTSPKVPTPAPLDLGPPPVPLDEGSQSGFKIRSPLESAAITPPSAPNAALPAVPVASAAKLPTPVPTTIVPLHSGAAKVPEWMVRHEEPRARSTPPPALPPDTKASDIDTNSSTLRKILMEPKYVSATSITSTHVTTTHTEPVSAPCLEEAPLHPAVEAIKPVSEEKPAVPVTSALDPPVAEAPVFSEKEKVNTVIAPKATSVISRMPHSVDLEEAPRITLVKQAPQTQTCLVNAPSPKFKQRSSANDNSRFHPGSMSIIEERPVETGSSPGLRVNTSEGVVLLSYSGQKTEGPQRISAKISQIPPASAVDIEFQQSVSKSQIKQEPITPSQPAPKGSQTSAGYGTVSTHSSLVLGAQPYNTSPVISSVKQERAAALDKPDSSHLAVQTPASQPGKVLTQTVNTPPVLVHNQMVVNKKLSDPAALKVETKTLQPSSLSPGVSPHHPSLSGKMHSEANHVSSGPSTPTDRAISHLGVTKQEPHSPRTSGHSPSPFPRACHPGSTSSPALSSSTPVMLAPGIPVPQYISSMHPEQSVIMPPHSVTQTVSLGHLSQGEVRMNTPPLSGIPYGIRPEALHSPRAALQPQMEMKPQRSSTPQPAPIRDIVMPPLSSQHPPEEELHFHHTAVCRGPAPVQSDVLVMQPDYRMHPGSLRLEQYSVPRDVRMIMHPHMAAVGEHHSETRQSRTPEGAVKTPPASKTPQPGKETPKSSEGKMAHSPHSEPRLLSVPSGSQLPGLPLTQPVVVPHGVQIMHPAGSSFHDYRSVYGDMRNYHTAQLGHPQFPGASPIGLPSRSMTPSQGLQEGEHSHPSQPVRSKTPQIPQDPKGPSAAGPEQSHHAPVNRHTAQMDPHVHLQRAQGDTSQTSYPSPVAISMKQELPSPHQPQAVPKQSMFIPTTSGPPLSRPEPQSTLKQEPSPHPVSQRPVDMVQLLTKYPIVWQGLLALKNDTAAVQLHFVSGNNVLAHRSLPAPEGGPPLRIAQRMRLEASQLEGVARRMMVESDYCLLLALPCGRDQEDVVSQTESLKAAFISYLQAKQAAGIINVPNPGSNQPAYVLQIFPPCEFSESHLSRLAPDLLASISNISPHLMIVIASV; from the exons tgactccagcagcagctcgaGCGACGAGTCCCCGGCGCTCTCGGTGCAGTCGACAGCCGTGCCCGCGCCCGCGTCCCAGCTGCTCCCGTCGCTGGAGAAGGATGAGCCCAGGAAGAGTTTTGGGATCAAGGTGCAAAATCTTCCAGTGCGCTCAACAG ATACAAGCCTTAAAGATGGACTTTTCCACGAATTCAAGAAGTACGGGAAGGTGACGTCGGTGCAGATCCACGGCGCATCCGAGGAGCGCTATGGGCTCGTGTTCTTCCGGCAGCAGGAGGACCAGGAGAAAGCACTAAATGCCTCCAAAGGAAAGCTCTTCTTTGGCATGCAGATTGAAGTCACAGCCTGGATAGGACCAG AAACCGAAAGCGAGAATGAATTTCGTCCTTTGGATGAAAGGATAGATGAGTTTCACCCAAAGGCAACGAGAACTCTGTTCATTGGCAACCTGGAGAAAACCACCACCTACCACGACCTTCGCAACATCTTCCAGCGCTTTGGGGGAATAGTG GACATCGACATTAAGAAGGTGAACGGTGTCCCTCAGTACGCGTTCCTGCAGTACTGCGACATCGCCAGCGTCTGCAAAGCCATTAAGAAGATGGATGGGGAATATCTTGGAAATAACCGGCTCAAG CTGGGTTTTGGGAAGAGCATGCCTACAAACTGCGTGTGGTTAGATGGGCTTTCCACAAACGTTACGGATCAGTATCTGACCCGACATTTCTGCCGATACGGGCCTGTGGTGAAG gtGGTGTTTGACCGCTTAAAAGGCATGGCCCTGGTTCTCTACAATGAGATTGAATATGCACAAGCAGCTGTAAAAGAGACCAAGGGGAGGAAAATCGGTGGGAATAAAATTAAG gtGGACTTTGCTAATCGGGAGAGTCAGTTGGCATTTTATCATTCCATGGAAAAAACGGGTCAAGATATCAGAGACTTCTATGAAATGCTTGCAGAAAGAAG CAGAGACGAGCGAAGAGGATCCTACGAATACGCCCCTGACCGTACTTACTACGAGACTGTTCGGACCCCGGGGACGTATCCCGAGGATCCTCGGCGGGAATACCCAGCTCGGGGCAGAGAATTCTACGCCGAGTGGGATCCCTACCAAGGAGACTACTACGACCCACGATACTACGACGACCCTCGCGAGTACCGGGATTACCGGGGAGATCCGTATGAGCAGGACATCAGGGAGTACAGCTACAGGCAAcgggagagggagagggagagggaacgGTTCGAATCCGATCGGGACAGAGACCACGAGCGGAGGCCGATCGAGCGGAGCCAGAGCCCGACGCACTCGCGGCGCCCGCAGAGCCCTGGAGCGTCCCCCTCGCAGTCGGAACGGCTGCAGAGCGACTCGGAGAGGAGGATTTACAGCAGGTCCTCAGATCGCagcggcagctgcagctcactgTCCCCTCCGCGATACGACAAGCTGGACAAAGCCCGCGTGGAGCGATACGCAAAAAACGAGAAGGTGGAGAAAGAGCGCGTTTTCGAGCAGGAGAGGGTGGACAAAGAGAAGCGCTTggtgaggaaggaaaagctggaaaaaatagaaaaggagaaaacagataAGCAGAAACGAAAAGCGAAAATACATTCACCCAGCTCTCAGTCTTCGGAAACAGATCAGGAGAATGAGAGAGAGCCCAGCCCAGAAAAACTGAAGGGCAACAGTAAACAAAGCAAAGAGAGGGGTGACAAAGAAGGGACAGCAAAGAACCGCCTGGAACTGATGCCCTGTGTTGTGCTGACCCgtgtgaaggaaaaggaggggaaggtgATCGATCAGCCTGCGCTGGAGAAACTGAGGGCAAAACTGGATAATGACACTCTGAAATCCCCACTGCTTgaacagaaaacccaaacctcccAGGCTGAGCAAGCCAAGTCAGAGCAGTCTAAACTAGAACCTGTCAGAACCAAGGTACAGAAGGAGAAAGCCCTTGCCAGTCACATCGAAGTGGTGGACAAGGAGGGTAAAATGAAACCCAAAAAGCACTTGAAGACAGAGCAAACTTCTGAGGGGGCCAACGCAGTGGATTTAGACAAGTTGGAGGCTCGTAAAAGGCGTTTTGCTGATGCGAATCCGAAACCTGACAGGCAAAAACTGGATGTAAAACGGAGCAGCCAAGATGAGGAGGATGCACGCATGGTTTTGAAAAAGCAGCTTGATGCGACAGCATCGTCTAGAGAAGCACCAGTGTTAAGGGAAGGAGAATTGGAGAGAAAACCCCTGAGGAAGGAGATGCTTAAAAGGGAATCTAAAAAACTCAAACTGGAAAGACTTATTCCTGTTACTAGTCCCAAAGAAATTCAGGACACTCTTAATGTTGGTGGGATTGGCATGCGTCCCACCGTAGATCTGCAGGCGAGGCTCATGGAGGCACCTGAGGAACCTGTGGAAGTTCAGGAACTCCCTCCTAAAAAACTGAACCCAGTAAAACCCCAGCATAAACAGGTACAGCTGCTGGATGAGCAGGGAACAGAGAGAGAGGACACAAGGAAGAACTACTCCAGCCTTCCTGAAGAAACACCAGACCATAAACTCGGCCCAGAGAAACCTCAGTCGGCTGACACGGAGGAGAAAATCAGCATCGACATTGACCACACGCAGAGCTACCGGAAACAGATGGAGCAAAGTCGCAGGTtgaaacagcagctggaaatggagATAGCAAAGTCAGAGAAGTTTGGCAGTCCAAAGAAAGAGGTGGATGAATATGAAAAGCGGAGTCTGGTTCACGAGGTGGGAAAGCCTCCACAAGACGTCACCGATGACTCTCCGCcaagtaaaaggaaaaagactgACCAGTTTGACTTTGAAATCAGCACTAAGAGAGAAAGGAACTACAGAAGTTCTCGTCAGGTGAGTGAGGACTCCGAAAGGATGTCATGTTCTCCAAGCATCAGGCACTTCCCGTTCCACGAGGATGACGACACGCTTGATTCTCCAAGGTTAATGCCATTGAAGGAAACCAAAGAGTCAcctaaaatagaagaaaagggTCTTTCATACTCCAACATGACTGTGAGGGAGGACTCGCTGAAATTCAATCCTTATGATTCCAGCAGAAGGGAGCAGATGGCAGAAATGGCTAAAATAAAACTCTCTGTGCTGAGTTCTGAGGAAGACTCAAGTAGGTGGGAAACCCAAGTGAAACAAGAGCCTGGGAGAGTTGATATCAGCTTTCCAAGCAGCATTGTGAAAAGAGACAGTATACGGAAACGGTCTGTCCGAGACCTGGAACCTGGGGAGGTGCCTTCAGATTCAGATGACGATGGTGAAAACAAGCCCCATTCCCCGAAAGCCTCGTCCTTGTTAGAGAGTTCCAGGTTGTCTTTTTTATTAAGGGACAGAGAAGAGAAGTTCcgtgaaagagaggaaagactCCAGTCCGGTTCCTTAGAAAGAAACAAGTTCTATTCTTTTGCATTGGACAAGACAATCACACCTGACACAAAGGCCTTGCTTGAAAGGGCTAAATCCCTCTCTTCCTCCAGAGAGGAAAACTGGTCCTTTCTAGACTGGGATTCAAGATTTGCTAGTTTCAGaaacaataaagacaaagagaagGTTGACTCGGCTCCAAGACCTATTCCATCCTGgtatatgaaaaagaaaaaaatcagaaccgATTCCGAAGGTGGAAAACTGGATGATAAAAAAGAGGATCATAAAGAGGAGGAACAAGAGCGGCAGGAACTGTTTGCTTCTCGGTTTTTGCACAGTTCAATCTTTGAACAGGACTCCAAACGCCTGCAGCATTTGGAGAGGAAGGATGATGATCTGGACTTCATCTCTGGAAGGCTGTATGGGAGACAGTCCTCCTCCGATGGGACGAACAGCACAGCTGATTTGGTGCAAGAGCCGGTGGTTCTCTTCCACAGTAGGTTTGTTGAGCTGACACGaatgcagcagaaagaaaaggagaaagatcaGAAACCAAAAGAAGTCGAGAAACAGGAAGATAAAGAAAACCGGCCAAAAACACCAGAAATGGTTCCTGATAGTAAAGAAACAGAACATAAACCTTCTTTATCTGTTGGTCCTTCTTCAGTCACCGTCCTCCCACAAGAACCAGCTCCCATTGCTCCTGAGAAAATAGTGGGCGAAAAGGTCCCGGTGGAACCAGCTTCtgtcaaagaagaaaaactttctgaacctgctgctgcagcagaggaacaaaAACCTTTCCCTGAACTTGCTGCTCCTGTCAAAATGGAACCTCCTGAGCAAACAGAACCTCCGCCAGTTGTAGAAGCGAGTAAAGAAATTATTGCTACAACCCTGGCGCCAGAGGAAGATGCTGTGGCAACAGAACATCCTTCATACTTGGATACCAAACCTCCCACTCCTGGGGCCTCGTTTTCTGATGCAGACATCAGTGTAGATCCAGAACCTGAGGCTGCCCAGCTGCTTCCACCTCCGCCCAAGCTAGTTCAGAAGTCAGATGAGGCTGCAGAACCTAAAGAGGAAAATCCTCCACCCTCTGCCAACACTGATGCTGGTGTGAGTCAAAAGGTGGAGGCGGCTGCTGAGGTCCTGCCGCCTGTGTCCGACAATGATATGGAAGTGGAACCTCCGGTTGTTGTAAAAGATAAAAAGTCCTACAAAAGTAAACGGTCCAAGACTCCCGTGCAGTCGGCTGCAGCTAATGTCACAGAAAAGCCCGTCACAAGGAAGAGTGAAAGAATTGACCGTGAGAAACTGAAAAGGTCGAGCTCTCCTCGCGGGGAGACCCAGAAGCTTTCTGAATTGAAAGTGGAGGCAGAAAAGGTTTCAAGGAATGCTGCTAAATCCCCAAgttctgctgcagagccagaaaaTGTGGAGCTGAGCTTGCCGATCGGCCGGACCAGGCGCAGAAACGTGAGATCGGTCTATGCTACCACAGGGGACAACGAAGGCCCATCTCCGGTGAAGGACTCCATGGAGGTCACTAGATCCACTAGGAAGAGAGTGGAAAAGGAACCACAGGAAACAGTGACTACTGTTCCCACAACCCCGAGGAGGGGAAGACCTCCCAAATCCCGCCGTAAGCCAGAGGAGGAGATCTCTCCAATAAAGACCGAACCGGTACAACAAGAGGTGGAGGAAGCTGAAACTAAAGATACTGTGGAAGCTCCTAAACCTGCAGAAGGTTGGAGGTCTCCTAGATCCCAGAAGCTCACACACACTCactcatctgctgctgccagccaacaggggaagaaagggaagaatgaACTGAAAGCTGATACCATGGCTGAATCCGAAGATGCTGCTGAAAGAAGTGGTCAGGAATCAAGCATCAGTGACAACAGCAATAAAGCAAAAGCCGCTGAGAAAGAGCCAGCAGCAAGTGAGCAGAAACGTGATCGGAAGGAACTGGATGTGGAGAAAAATCAGCTAGAAATCCCCACAGTTGAGATCACTGAGAAGAAGCCAGTGCCAGAAAAAGTTACGAAATCCAAAAGGGGAAGgtacaaaaataccaaaaccgTCGTTGATAAGGCGTCCGTGTGTCtcaaaaatgtagaaatacGCCTCAACGTCGATGAAGTCAAGGGTGCCTTGAGGCCCACCgaagaggaggcagagccagTGGCAGTGTCACCACCCAAGATGAAGAGCCCTCCAAAAGAGGACATCCTGCCACCCCACTTCTCTAAGAATGAAGTAGAAGATTCATTcccagaaatggaaaaggaggTGACACGGGAGCCCAAGCAGTCACCTGAGGCTGCCCAGTTAGCAAAGCAGATTGAGCTCGAGCAGGCGGTGGAGAACATTGCAAAACTCACTGAAACTCCTCCAACAATTGCTGCCTACAAGGAGCCAACGACAGATGTGGCTGAAGTCCgtcaggaggaggaggcagataAACCTGCGCACCAGGCCAGTGaaacagagctggcagcagccattGGCTCCATCATCAATGATATTTCTGGGGAGACAGAAAGCTTCCCTGCACCGCCAACATATCCTGCTGAATCTGAGGCTGAAATCCCCACAGAGCCCTTGGTGTTGCAGTCCCCTCGGGAGGAGATGGAGCCTGAGACTGATCAGGCAGTGAACAATATCCTAGAAACTGAGGCTGCCGTTGAGCCTGTGGTGCAGCCGGTGCCTGGCTCTGTCCCGTCAGCGTTGGAGACTGAGAGCAAGGAGTCTGAGGTCAGCTTCAGTGAATCTTCCAACTCTGCACAGGAGGCTGAGACCCTGCAGGAGGCTGAAGTTGCTCGGAAGGAAAAGGGCCGTCAGAAAACCACGCGGCAGAGACGCAAGAAAAGCACAAGCAGGAAGGGCGACATTGCTGAAGTCAACACCTTTGAGCCGGAGAGGGTGCAGAGCAAATCACCCCCTGCCAACGAAGTAAAGACAAAACCTGAAGAAGCCTCAaaggaggagaagcaaatcaaaCCCACAGCATCCATGGAGCCAAGTGCTTCTGATGTCACcaaggctgtggctgctgacaTTGTGGCTGCACATGAGGCTGTCCCTGAGAGCAGCACCTCTCCAAAGGTGCCTACTCCGGCTCCTCTGGACCTGGGTCCCCCACCAGTCCCCCTCGACGAGGGGAGTCAGAGCGGATTCAAGATCCGGTCGCCCCTGGAGAGCGCTGCCATCACACCGCCGAGTGCCCCGAatgcagcccttcctgctgtccctgtggcgTCGGCGGCCAAGCTGCCCACCCCGGTGCCCACCACCATTGTCCCCCTTCACTCCGGCGCTGCCAAGGTGCCAGAGTGGATGGTCAGGCATGAGGAGCCCCGTGCCCGTTCCACACCCCCGCCTGCTCTCCCACCGGACACAAAGGCGTCGGATATCGACACAAACTCCAGCACTTTGAGGAAGATACTCATGGAGCCCAAATACGTCTCAGCAACGAGCATAACCTCCACACATGTGACGACAACACACACGGAGCCAGTGAGTGCACCGTGCCTGGAGGAGGCACCTCTCCACCCTGCTGTGGAGGCCATCAAGCCAGTTTCTGAGGAGAAGCCGGCTGTTCCTGTCACCAGCGCCCTGGACCCACCAGTGGCCGAAGCACCAGTGTTCAGCGAGAAGGAAAAGGTCAACACAGTCATTGCTCCCAAAGCCACTTCTGTCATCAGCAGGATGCCCCACAGCGTGGATCTGGAGGAGGCTCCGAGGATCACCTTGGTGAAACAAGCTCCCCAAACGCAGACCTGCCTCGTCAATGCTCCTTCACCCAAATTTAAGCAGAGGTCAAGTGCAAATGATAACAGCAGGTTTCATCCAGGATCGATGTCTATTATCGAGGAGAGGCCTGTGGAGACTGGGTCCAGTCCAGGGCTGCGGGTGAACACCTCAGAAGGTGTGGTGCTCCTGAGTTACTCAGGGCAGAAGACAGAAGGTCCTCAGCGAATCAGTGCCAAGATCAGCCAGATTCCCCCAGCCAGCGCTGTGGACATTGAGTTCCAGCAGTCTGTATCCAAGTCTCAGATTAAACAGGAGCCTATCACGCCATCCCAGCCAGCACCGAAGGGCTCCCAGACCTCGGCGGGCTATGGGACTGTTTCCACCCATTCTTCGTTGGTACTTGGAGCACAGCCCTACAACACCTCGCCCGTTATCTCCTCCGTCAAACAGGAGCGCGCTGCCGCGCTGGACAAGCCTGACTCGTCCCACCTCGCTGTCCAGACCCCGGCGTCGCAGCCCGGCAAGGTCCTGACGCAGACCGTAAACACTCCACCCGTGCTGGTCCATAACCAGATGGTCGTGAACAAAAAACTGTCTgacccagctgctctgaaagtGGAGACAAAGACTCTGCAACCCTCCAGCCTGAGTCCTGGGGTTAGTCCTCACCACCCTTCCCTCTCTGGGAAGATGCACTCGGAAGCAAACCACGTCAGCTCGGGCCCCAGCACCCCGACTGACCGGGCCATCTCCCACCTGGGGGTCACCAAACAGGAGCCGCACTCGCCGCGCACCAGCGGGCACTCGCCGTCGCCGTTCCCCCGCGCCTGTCATCCCGGCAGTACCTCGTCTCCGGCTTTGTCCAGCAGTACCCCGGTCATGCTGGCGCCGGGAATTCCCGTTCCTCAGTACATATCCAGCATGCATCCCGAGCAATCTGTTATCATGCCCCCCCACAGCGTAACACAGACTGTGTCCCTGGGCCATCTGTCCCAAGGTGAGGTGAGGATGAACACCCCTCCTCTCTCCGGCATTCCCTACGGCATCCGCCCGGAAGCGCTGCACTCCCCCCGAGCTGCTCTGCAACCCCAGATGGAGATGAAACCCCAGCGATCCAGCACGCCCCAGCCAGCACCCATCCGAGACATCGTCATGCCCCCGCTGTCCTCCCAGCATCCCCCCGAGGAGGAGCTGCACTTCCACCACACGGCGGTGTGCCGCGGGCCAGCCCCGGTGCAGTCCGACGTGCTGGTGATGCAGCCCGACTACCGCATGCACCCCGGCAGCCTGCGGCTGGAGCAGTACAGCGTCCCGCGGGACGTCAGGATGATCATGCACCCGCACATGGCCGCCGTGGGCGAGCACCACTCGGAAACGCGACAGTCCCGCACGCCCGAAGGGGCCGTCAAAACTCCCCCGGCCAGTAAGACCCCGCAGCCCGGGAAAGAGACTCCCAAATCCTCGGAGGGCAAGATGGCCCACTCTCCCCACAGCGAGCCGCGGCTGCTCAGTGTGCCCTCGGGCAGCCAGCTGCCCGGGCTGCCCCTGACACAGCCCGTGGTGGTCCCACACGGGGTGCAGATCATGCATCCCGCCGGGAGCTCCTTCCACGATTACCGCTCCGTGTACGGCGACATGAGGAATTACCACACGGCACAGCTTGGGCATCCGCAGTTCCCGGGCGCATCGCCCATCGGGCTGCCCTCCCGGAGCATGACCCCGTCCCAG ggTCTGCAGGAGGGCGAGCACTCGCACCCCAGCCAGCCAGTCCGCAGCAAGACCCCTCAGATCCCGCAGGATCCCAAGGGCCCGTCGGCAGCAGGGCCGGAGCAGAGTCACCACGCCCCTGTGAACAGGCACACGGCACAGATGGACCCCCACGTCCACCTCCAGAGGGCACAAGGGGACACGAGCCAGACCTCGTACCCCTCGCCCGTCGCCATCTCCATGAAGCAGGAGCTTCCATCGCCGCACCAGCCGCAGGCAGTTCCCAAGCAATCCATGTTTATCCCCACGACCTCGGGGCCGCCCCTCAGCCGCCCGGAGCCCCAGTCCACGCTCAAGCAGGAGCCATCCCCTCACCCTGTGTCCCAGAGACCTGTGGACATGGTCCAGCTGCTGACA AAATACCCCATTGTCTGGCAGGGTCTGCTGGCTCTCAAGAACGACACAGCAGCCGTGCAGCTGCACTTTGTGTCCGGGAACAACGTCCTGGCTCACCGCTCGCTGCCGGCGCCCGAGGGAGGGCCCCCCCTGCGCATCGCGCAGCGCATGCGGCTCGAGGCCTCCCAGCTCGAGGGCGTCGCACGCAGGATGATG GTGGAGAGCGATtactgcctgctgctggccctgccctgcgGCCGGGACCAGGAGGACGTGGTCAGTCAGACCGAGTCGCTCAAGGCCGCCTTCATCAGCTACCTGCAGGCCAAGCAGGCTGCAGGCATCATCAACGTCCCCAACCCCGGCTCCAACCAG CCTGCCTACGTTCTGCAGATCTTCCCACCCTGCGAGTTCTCGGAAAGCCACCTGTCCCGCCTGGCCCCAGACCTCCTCGCCAGCATCTCCAACATCTCTCCTCACCTGATGATTGTCATCGCGTCGGTATGA